AATCGTCATATCCAGACCCCTTCTCTTCAGGCTTCCCAATAGAATTCACCCCAAGATTCCCAACCAAATCGTCAACAGGATCAATTTTCTTTGGCTTTGCTCCTTGGAAATCCTCAAAAACATCAAAACCCACCGAATCCAAACCTCCGCCACTATTCCCGTGATTTGAGCTATTAAGGACCGATTCCAAATCTATTGCCCCGTATTGACCAGACCCAGGAACGGTCCCACCAAACACATCATCGTCACCAAAGAAATTATGGGGTTGACCAGATTTATGGACGTTAACATTCGATCTAAAAATCCCGTCAAGCTCATCAACGGGCAAGGAAGAGGAATCATTAAACGACGAAGTACAGATGGAGCTACTGCCGCTGAAATGAGAATTATGTTTAATCTTCGATTTCGCCATGGGAGCTGATTTTCCATGAGCTTTGAATCCAATGCTCTGCACCAATACTCCGAATTCATCCATTATTTCGACCGGGAAACAGCTAAAAAAATTCACAGGaaagatatgattttgataCAGCCCGCGAATTTGTATTATGGTGGGCGTGTGATTGGAATGTTGAGGAGTAATGGGTGGGAAAAAATCAACGACGAAGAGGGAATGAGTGGAGAATCCGTCGGATGCCTAAATTCTCTCCTGCAACGCGTGTCGGTGGACTCAATGTGGTGCCAAGATTCTAAAGCAATTGCTTCCCTCTCTCATTTAAGGAAAAATGGTTGTCTTAGCTTTTATAGTCGTATAtcttataaaaattttatttccattttttttacaatttagtCATTTTTAATCAAGAATATAAtgatttcaacattatattgtTGTCGGTGATATgtcatataaaaaataattaaaattataaaaataataataataaaactaaaatCTGATAACGAAGAgataaaaaacacaaaaatagaaaaataaaaacaaaaatcaattttaccTAATTTAATTTTACAGATAAATAAACAGcagcattattttaataaacttAATTCATAAGCagtcaaaaaattaaaatacgaTTGCAACCTCATCGCTTTAAATTTCGGTACAGAAACACAAACAACTTTTATGATACAaattatgtatatataaaaaaatttcgaaaataaaatcaaacatATAGACTTAGTCATGGTTTAAGTaacataattttatattttatgtgaTTTAACGAACCACAACACGGTTAATTAgataatatgataaaaaaaaaaaagaaaaaaagatgtAAAAACAAATTTTACTTAGGAAAGCAGGAGAATCAAGAGTCAAATACAATTTAGGGCTGTAAATTTTTAAATGGACtggaaaaatattgttttccCCATTGCAGAATCACTAGACAACGCATATTGTATTAGCGACTTGAATCTCAAGGCTATGGCAGGTTGTCCCTTtgccttttatatatatattctcaATCATTGATCCACCACATATAAAGCTGTGTACCGGAAAATTCGACCCTGCCCCTTcaggcactgcctgcaggggcagatccaagggccagaatttttctggcccttggtttttttttttttttttaaattccccCCCCCCATGAAATGATCTGGACCGTTGATTGGGTGtggggcactgcccccacacccagTATCGACCAAACCCTGTGTACCACAATGAAAAGTCGAAGCACTTCGTAatttatacatatacatatatttgaAACTTTTACTTATATGTTTATAGTGTTGCCATATACGAattgttattttatataattaattgttACAATTAGAAATTATTAGTGTTTGAAtcattataaattatattttattatatcaataattttaaataattataatttttttatgtcatTTGAGAAAATCTCTTGTGTCGTTaaattactattttatttatcacaattttatacaatatataatATTGTTCAAAAAATATTACGAAGCAAGAGTTGCAGATTTGGGTCGATCAAGAGTTGCAGGCACGTGGATATGAAAGCAAGAGTCGCAGATTTGGGTTTAGCTAAGCAGAGCACAGAACGGACAATTTCATCTTACCACAAGGGTTGCAGGCACGTGGATATCTTGCACTAGAATACGCCCTCTATGGAAAATAACAGACAAAAACGAAGTTTACAACTTTGGAATTGTGATTCTTGAATTATGAGCGGGAGGAGGGTGCTAGATGCATCCGAATCTCCGAAAATTTTGATCACTGACTGGGCTTGGGCGCGATATATTTCATGCATCAATAAGAAATGACGGGCCAAAGGGAGTCACTGAGAGACTTGTGCTCATAGGAATTCTCAGTGCTCATGTATTGGTGTTATTCAGACCTACAATTGCCGATGCTCTGAAGATGCTTATAGGTGATATTGACATCCCACGAATGTCAGAACGACCATTGCCTCTTAGCCACCATTCATTTCAAACATCGTTAAATAATAGCATGTCTACAAATGACGGATCAAGAGCTATGCCAAGCTTTAGTGGCTCCCGGTGATTAgatttgaaaaacaaaaatgtCCTGTATTCCACTAGCTTTCCAAGGTTATGTACAGAAATTCAAAATACAAGATAAATGTAAATTTGAACCCCCTAGCCATTAAATCTGTTTTCACCATTTAAAAAGTACCTGATGTTCTTCCAGTTGAATGCATGAATGGGTAACTTACATATCTATTACCTAGGAAGTATGAACCAAGAAACTAGAACAAATATTAATAATAGGAGAAAAGGGTGCTTTCAAAAAGCAGGTCCTCTTTTTACTGGGAACCTTTGAATTTTAGATTCGCTTTTTGTCAGCATCTTGATCTGTTGACCTTGTATGCAGAAACGAGAAGCCACGACCATAAAACCTCTACAAGCGCCACAAGATACCAACTGATGTACCAACAAATTCTCTCCTGAATCAACACCTTTGTTATAACTTAAAAGAATCAACACTAGCCAGGGACCAAATTTGGAATTTGCAATGTATCACATTGTATCTTCATGGAACACCAGACCTTGAAATAAATATGGTGTAGCCTTTCAGCTGAAACTAATTACCATGATTGACGAAAGCAAGCTCACATACAAGTGCAAGATGGTCACTACACCATTCCTTACTAGGAAGACCACCTGTTTTCTTTAACGTGTGCATAGGCAAAGTTTCAAGAACTCTAACAGGAGCAAGGTCCGAAGTATGCCATATATAGTCAACTGTTCCAGTGAACATGGAATGGTGCGATGTTGCCAGAGGTTCTCCAACTTTATCCCTGTACTTGAAACTTCCAGGAATCTTAGCATAAGCACTGGAGAGCTTTAAAGGATGCCTTAGGTAACTGTTTCTCGAACCAGTAGCCAGCATTAATTCTTCATGAGTCCATCTCCAAACATGATTTCTCCAAACTTGGGATTCTGCATGTTCGGATGGACAAATTTGGCCAGATATCTTTCTTCGATCATGTTGTTGGGTATGCAACTCTGATGAAGCCAGAAACTTATACATTGCACTTTGGGGTAAACTATTCAGGTCCCCAACAATCACAACTGGTATAGATCCCCATTCTTGTGATAATTCATAAGCCCTCCGAAGAAAAATTCGCATCTGCCCCAGTTTGATATCTCCACGTTTAGGATTGTAGAGGCCGTGTATGTTTCCAATCACTAAGCTTGGAGAGGCTGTATCACTCGGAGATTCTGTGATAACATCTCCGCTAGGCCCAGTTTGattaatctttaaaacacataATTGTGCAACATTATTACGAAGTCCAAACCTCTGGAAATCTATGCTCTCTTCATGCAATAGGGTAAAGTGCTCAGTTTTCCAAAATATGGCACATCCATCACATGCTTCACCTGTACGAGCCTTGTGTACACCTTTGAAGCCGTTTTTCCCAAAAAGATCATTCAGATCATCAAAGTGATCCACCTCCTGAAAACACAAGATACTTGGTTGGTAACCTATGACTTCTTTACACAATAGTTTTTTCCGAAATTCCCAATCCAAATATTTTGGAGATACATCCCTGTACAATTCTGGATGTTTTGCCGCATTGTCAACACCAAGAATATTATATGATACAAGAACAATTTTATCGCTGTAATTTGATATATCAAGATTAGAGCTTGTCCACTTGCGGTGATTAAATGTTTTCCCTGATTTTCTGCAGTTTCTGTCTTGCCACTTGCCGACAGTGTTGGAAACACTAtgcctgtgtgtataagaacgACATTTTTGGAAGGAACCAGGTTGTAGGGTTTGAATATGAAAGTGGGTTTCGGTTTCCAGAGCTAAAACCTTTTGTTTCTTTCTGCTTCTTTTGTGGTGGCGGCGGCGATAATCTTTTCTTGAAGAGTTAGGAAGAAGGAAACTAGACTGCTCCACAGGTAGAGTAAGATTGATGCTGTTATGACCCATTACTCAACTTGTTTGGAATTTGTCCGCTTCTAGATGGATCTGTACATAGCTCAAAAAATAGAAAGATAATACATTACCATTATATGATACAAGCGCAATGATAAACAGAGCCAGCAGTGATAATCAGCTAATTGCTTCTGTAATAATAGTTGAGCCAAAAAAGATGGAGGCTAAAAGTTGAGTGAGTCGTCAGTTCACACATTTCATTAACTATCAGAATATCGCTGATCAATCAAATGATTGCTTTTTGAATATTGGGGGCACTGCGTACTGCATATTAGAAAACTAGTTCACTTGGCATACTTTCGAGCTTTGAGATAAGAAGGTAAAgagataatttaaaaaaaatattggtgCTTATTAGGCCCAATCGACTTTTGTTGCCACATGTTTTCTAGATTCAAAGAATTGGAGAAAAAACATCATAGTAGAGGCATGCACAGTCCACAGAGTTGGAATATCATGCACAAGGACAGTTAATACAGTACCCTAACTAGAGAAGAAAATTacgacaaaaataaaataataaaattttaaaagttttttttattcCTGCTACGGCTGATTCTCGTTGGCAACATTCCTCATGAAAGGAGGTTGAATTAAGAATTaagaaatgaataaaaatatgaatgCTGAATAAACAGTTTTCGTTCTTGTTGTAGAAGTTAAGTTTGAATAACAAACAGATAACGCAAATTACATTTCACAATGAACTATATTTTTTTCCCTAAGGACTGTCGAAGGCAATCATAATTATCTACTACAAGATGTAAGAAACTTCTTAACATTAGCTCCACAGCCATCACATCAAAGGAAATATTCAACCTTCAAAGTTAATCAATCTTTCCAACCCCAAAAGAAGCTCAATCAAACATTCACCCCTCGACTACATTCCTAATTCTGCCCTGACGAAAACCAACTTCGATATACTAGGAGCCAACGTCTTGTTAACACCAAACCTATACACTACCAGAAAATAGCATGTAATCACTATAGTTAATATCACCAGCCACAGAAATCTTCCACGAAAACTCCGACAAGGAAAAAAAAACTAAGAGTATTATACTGAGCAAATTACACCAAGATTAACATTCAAACATTATTCCGTAAACTCCGTCTCAATTCAAAAGACAAGTAATAAGAAACACATTTGCGCCTAAATACGTCCAATTTAGGATCGAAACTGACTATGTTCGATCTGTAATCTACAATCCCATCAACAACCGTAAAATTGTGAATCTCACAAGAAAGTATTGAAAACGACTGAGACTCACCAAAGCAGTAATCTGATTTAGCGTCAGACAGAAATTGGGAACTTCGGGCCTTAGCTTGAACCGTACCAGGAGACTAGCATTCATATTACATAACACACGACTTAAACCAAAAAACGTGTTTTCACAGTGCGAGTACAATGTTCCCAAGACAACCTCTGACTTCTGACGCCAACTAGAAAACCCTGAGAGGAGACCATCGCCATTTTTATATATGaagaaattaaaatatgaatttcgtaaaaattaaatttaacatttttttaagggataatttttttaaaagaccTATTGTGTCCATCTCTTTAGTATTTCAATATATAcgagaaatttatttttaaaaacaagatATGCAATCAACAAGATGGAATAACATTTTATGTTCTAATAAACTCAATGTTTTATCACTAATTTTGTAATATATCCTTGATCTTTTGAAACTCAAATAAACTCAGACATATTTACTATGGTACGAAGTTTTATGTCTGATAAAAATTGCGGTctaaaatacaattaattttacataggatgtttttgtttttattttatacaAGAGGTATTGATGCAATTAGCTCGTTTAAatatactgatattgattaAATGCATCAACATATCACCCAAAATAGATTGAATTTGAAAGGTGAAACAACcatcgatttttttttattacactAACAAATTAGTTGGGTAAAAATTTatcaataatttatatatatatatatacatacacacacacacacacacacacacacacacatatatatatctctTTTTTcgttttttgaaattaaataatcGAGTACTATCTTTAAATCCACAAAAATTACTAACACATATATGTACCTTTTTCAATAACTTTTTGTGTATCCGAAATCAAAATAATAAGAATAAGAATGTTGAGAGTACCATGGCAAAATGCATGAAATCAAAGATCAAGGCCTAGAAAAAGCTTCATTCTTCAATTAAGCAAAAGGACAATTTCATTCCAACCGCGCGCCAACTCCTAATCAAGAAAAGGaaggaaaaagaagaagaagaagattcaCAAACATTCAATAACTTTGAAGATACAACTTTTTCACTTAATTTCACACAACCAAAAATCAAGAACGAGAAAAAATTAAACTCTATGATTTACGAgtacatttgattaaatttgGTTAAGGCCTCCTTAGATTGCTTTCACAGCTTGGAACCTTGGCTCCTTAGGCAAGAACTTTTGTTCCGCATAAACAGACATGTAGTCCCCAAACACAAACTTAGGATACTTGGCCGAAATCTCCACTTGTAATTTTTTCTCCGCCTGCACCAATTCCTTTGCAGGTTCGATGGTGGCCTTAAAAGATGGGTTGTAAAACGAGGCGATTGATCTCCTGTTCCCCTCCGGCAACGCCAAAACCCGATGCCAGACACTCTTGTACTTGCCATTGCTCAACACTTCAATCTGATCACCAGTGTTGATCACTATGGCGTTTTTGACCGGCTGCACGTCGATCCAAACCCCATCTTTCAGGATTTGAAGGCCGTTCACTACGTCGTCTTGGAAGAGTAAGATCACGCCTCCTGCATCCGTGTGGGCTCGGAGGCCGTTCACCTTATCTGGGCGTGGGCAAGGTGGGTAGTGGCTCACCTTCGTCCCGAAAAAGGCCGAgttctcttcttcttcttctccacCGTTGAATGCCTTGTTGATGTACCCTTTTGGAAGGCCTAAGTTCTCGTCCATCACTTCCATCACTTTGATCGCCAGTTTCTTCAGTTCAGCTCGGTATTCTTTCATGGTTTCCCTGTTAATTgtaatatatattcaaaattatTAACTCTTATCtcagaaaaatatttatatataatatatccaTGATCATCTTATCAACTATAACTTACTTGAAACTAGGTGTTTTTGAAGGCCATTCATCGTGATTCTCATCTGAGAGCAAGAATACATCCTCCCAATCAACACTTTCAACTAAACTTCCATCGCTTTTCTTCTCAACCAATTCCTTCAGCAGATTCACCGGTTTCGAACTCTTGAAGCCGGGCTCTCTTTCAAACTTGTAGCACTCAGATGCAACCTTCTTCACCCTATCCAGGAGATCCTCAGAGATTCCATGGTTGATCAACTGTTCCCAAGtgcacataattaatttaatacttTTCGAAATATATTGCGCCCCTAAAATGTTAGAAACCTAGATTAAAGAAATCAGTACCTGAAAGAATCCCCAGTCTTCGCAGCAATTGGCAATCTGAGCCAGGGTTTTGGATCTCTCGTCTCCATTGAGTTTTGAGAAATCGATTACAGGGATCGCCATGGAAAAgcttataaatataattaatatagaTCTAATTCTTAAGGTTTCTTGCAGTTAATTTGCAGTTCTAAGAATGCTTAATCTGGTGCTTAAGAACTCTGCATGTTGGCTTATTTATATTGCAGCAATACCCAAGAATTCCGTCAACGCTTTtgtatttattaatttattttcgtgtcacgttattttattttagtatTAAGGTATCCGTTACGGTAATGGAATGGGCGGCGACACAATGTCAAAACTCGTTAAGGTCAAAATTTTGCATTTATGTATATAAAATACACCCCACAACAGAAGCATTCTCGCTTAGGTTATATATATGTACCTGGAATCTCATTTTTAATTTTGATCGATCAGTATTATTTGCCTGAGCTTGACGCAATTAGCTAAAAAAATGTCAACGTTGAGAGATTAATTATTGGGGTTTGATCGTAAACAATAATTTGCAATGTCAACTCCAGTTTCAATGGAATCAGGTTACAATGTCAATTCCCAGTTTCAATGGTGCCTACTGCACACCTTCAGCTCCTATAATATTTTTTCTGATATATATATGGAACGAAAGAGAAGAGGTGCATGGAGTTTAGGGATTTCTTTATGTGATTATAGTGGGATTTTTTggaacatgttttttttttttttttaccaaaaatttaagattttttgTATGCATTTTTAAATTCTGatctttattttatgtttacAAATATAACTGAAGAAGATCGTGTGCCGCAATTGATTGAATGTGCCATGGTAATGGCGTATATTGTGTTACAATATTTTCTTTGAGtagatcttttgtgagacgatctcacgaatctttatttatgagacgggtcaattctaccgatattcacaataaaaagtaatactcttagcataaaaaataatatttttccatggataacccaaataaaagaccTGTCTCACAAATCCGATCCTTTACCTGCTAAATTACTTCGTTGTCGTGGGGAGTTGCAAAATTGGGCTGGAACACGTTTTAACCAA
The Primulina eburnea isolate SZY01 chromosome 5, ASM2296580v1, whole genome shotgun sequence genome window above contains:
- the LOC140832572 gene encoding carbon catabolite repressor protein 4 homolog 5, translating into MGHNSINLTLPVEQSSFLLPNSSRKDYRRRHHKRSRKKQKVLALETETHFHIQTLQPGSFQKCRSYTHRHSVSNTVGKWQDRNCRKSGKTFNHRKWTSSNLDISNYSDKIVLVSYNILGVDNAAKHPELYRDVSPKYLDWEFRKKLLCKEVIGYQPSILCFQEVDHFDDLNDLFGKNGFKGVHKARTGEACDGCAIFWKTEHFTLLHEESIDFQRFGLRNNVAQLCVLKINQTGPSGDVITESPSDTASPSLVIGNIHGLYNPKRGDIKLGQMRIFLRRAYELSQEWGSIPVVIVGDLNSLPQSAMYKFLASSELHTQQHDRRKISGQICPSEHAESQVWRNHVWRWTHEELMLATGSRNSYLRHPLKLSSAYAKIPGSFKYRDKVGEPLATSHHSMFTGTVDYIWHTSDLAPVRVLETLPMHTLKKTGGLPSKEWCSDHLALVCELAFVNHGN
- the LOC140831655 gene encoding 1-aminocyclopropane-1-carboxylate oxidase 5-like is translated as MAIPVIDFSKLNGDERSKTLAQIANCCEDWGFFQLINHGISEDLLDRVKKVASECYKFEREPGFKSSKPVNLLKELVEKKSDGSLVESVDWEDVFLLSDENHDEWPSKTPSFKETMKEYRAELKKLAIKVMEVMDENLGLPKGYINKAFNGGEEEEENSAFFGTKVSHYPPCPRPDKVNGLRAHTDAGGVILLFQDDVVNGLQILKDGVWIDVQPVKNAIVINTGDQIEVLSNGKYKSVWHRVLALPEGNRRSIASFYNPSFKATIEPAKELVQAEKKLQVEISAKYPKFVFGDYMSVYAEQKFLPKEPRFQAVKAI